The nucleotide window ATTATTAGGCGCATATCGAGATATGGATGAGAGCGGTCGCAGTAATTTGTATATCACTCAGCCACACGTTTACCTTACTCACGATCAGCAAGCGATCGATGTGCAGCAAGGTTTCTACCATGCAACCAGCCTTTGGTTTGATTATCGCCAAGAAATCGAAATGCTGGTTTATCGTAGTTGGAATTGATTGGACTTTTGTAAAACCTCGCATGCTCAACTTGCAAAAAAGAACGACCGTGCTAAATTTGGTTTTATGTATCATTAGCCGCTTCGAGAAAAATGGGAAAAGGAAAGCTAACCAAAGAACATATTCTGAATGAAGCGTTTGAAATTGCCAGCCGTGATGGTTTAGAGAGTTTGACCATTGGAGAGCTAGCTAAGCAATGTCAGATGTCGAAAAGTGGTTTGTTTGCTCATTTTAATGCCAAGGTGAAGTTACAAGTTGCGGTCGTTGAACATGCGGATACAACTTTTCAAGCCAGAGTGATTCGACCTGCGCGAGAAAAGTCTCATGCGACGATTCGTGAAAAAATAAACCACTTGGTCGACAATTGGATGAGCTGGAATCATTCGTTTCAGGGCAGTTGCATGTTCATTGATGCGTGGCGAGACAGTCAGCAAGACGAACTTCAACAAGCGTTGAGAAAAGCCATCCACCGTTGGATCCACTATTTGACGATACAAATAGAGAAGGGGATCGACAACGGCGAGTTCCGTTCGACACTAGACCCGCAGCAAGCGGCGTTTGAGCTCTATGGGCACTATCTAAGTGCACATGTTTTCTACTCGCTGGTGGGGGAGCAGGAGAGCAGTCAGCGATTTTGGACTAGCGTGGACACGACCATGCAGTCTTGGTCTGTATCCGAATAACTCTTTTATATGGGACGGCAATACAAAACGCTAACTTAAAAAAGCACGGTCGTTCCAAATGTATGCTCAACAATAAAACTATCCGAGGATGACGAGGATAAAAAGGACAGTCAGTCATGAGTGATAAAATCTACTTCAATACATCGAAGAAATTCAGTTTTAAGAAGAAAATGGTGAACCTTACTACTCGAGCTCACCATAAACTTGCGCCAAATCATGCCAAACGCACCGCTAAGAAGTTGCTGCTAACACCGGTTCGTTCAAAACCGAAGAATGCTGAACCGAAAGGCTTAATCATCTCGGAAGTGAATACCTCTGAGGGTGTGCTTAAGACTTATCGCGTCGGAACAGGACCGGTTTGGTTGCTCACACATGGCTGGTCAGGTACCGCGAGTCAATTCTTTCCGCTTATGGAACACATCGCCAGTAAAGGCTATACGGCGCTTGCGTACGACCACCCAGCTCACGGACAAAGTGAAGGTGCTTACGGCCATATTCCAGCTTTCGTTGGCGGCTTGGATGGGTTACTTGATAGTGAAGAGGACGTGGCGGGATTAGTTGGTCACAGTATGGGGACAGCGGCAGCGATTGAATGTAAACATGCCAAGCTTCAAGACAAGCCACTATTGCTTATTGCTCCGGTTCTTGATTACCTCGATAACCTCTTTGGTAGTGTGGCGCGCTCAGGGTATTCGATGAGACTTTTTGAAGCGGTCGTGGATGATATTCAATCCCAATATCACTATCCAATCACCTCGATTGACCCATACAACAAGCTAGGTCGTCGCAGCGCGCCAACAATCATCGTACACGATGAAAAAGACCGATTTACCAAATACTCAGTGTCCCAAAAAGCCGCAGAAGAAATGCCGTTGGTCACGCTGATCACAACGCAGGGGCAGGGGCATGGTCGAGTCATGCACAGTGATGAGGCGAAGGCCGCGTTTGACACGCTAACATCATAACCTTCAATGATTTGATCAAGGTTATGTTTATGTATCCATAATATTGATGTGGTTAACGAATTGATGGATTCATATTATGTAAATAGTTGGGTATGTGGGATCATGGTTTGGTCCCACTTACATCCATGCTGAGTGTTGGGTTCTTGTCTCAAAACACAATTACTACATCGAGTCAAAACCCACGGTAGTTTTCCTACTTTCAGTAACTTAAAGATGTTTGTGGTTTCTAGGGCGCTCACCTTGAGATAGCCCCTCAAGGGAGCATCCGCCCATTGACTAAAGGAAGCCATAATAATGAATAGAAACGATAGTGTCCCCTTACCCTCCAATACCCGAGAATGGTTTTTTAACCGCAATAGCTTAATCATTCTTGCTGATATAGTTCTGTTTTACGTGCTCTACACTACCTTGCCTTTTGAGCCGAATGTTGTACTTGGCATTAGTATCTTAACGTTTATCGCTGTGCTTTGGCTTACGGAGGCGTTACACGTTACCGTCACTGCGGTTTTGGTGCCCGTCATCGCGGTATTGTTTAATGTTTTTGATACCCAAACGGCACTGAATAACTTTGCCAACTCGATAATTTTCTTATTCCTTGGTGGCTTTGCTTTAGCCGCAGCGATGCACAGACAAGGGTTAGACAAAGTGGTCGCTGACAAAGTGCTGGTGTTGGCCAAGGGACGTATGAGTGTCGCTGTGTTTATGCTTTTCGGCGTGACTGCATTGCTGTCGATGTGGATCAGTAATACCGCAACCGCAGCTATGATGTTACCTCTAGTACTTGGTGTACTCAGTAAAGTGAATGAAGAAAGTGGTCACAATACCTATGTGTTTGTGTTGCTTGGTATCGCCTATAGCGCCAGTATCGGTGGTATCGCGACTATGGTTGGTAGCCCTCCCAACGCGATTGCCGCGGCCGAGATTGGCATGACTTTCACGGATTGGATGGCATTCGGCTTGCCTACCGCGATTATCCTGTTACCGATAGCTTTGGCGGTGCTGTTTTTTGTACTTAAGCCAAAACTCGACGGTGAATTTGAGATCAGCCATGAACCGGTAAATTGGGATAAAGGTAAAATCGTTACCTTGCTGATCTTCGCTTTAACCGTGTCCTTCTGGATCTTTAGTAAGCCAATCAACGCCATGTTAGGTGGCTATGCTAAGTTCGATACTATTGTGGCATTGGGTGCGATTGTCGCTGTTAACTTTGCCCGCGTGGTTCATTGGAAGGACATTGAGAAAACCGCTGACTGGGGTGTATTACTGTTATTTGGTGGCGGTATCTGTTTAAGTAATGTTTTGAAAGCGACAGGAACGAGCGTGTTCTTGGCGAATGAGCTCAGTGAGCTGATTTCTCAGTTTAGTATGCTTTTCATTATGTTAGTGATTGCTGCTTTCGTTGTATTCTTAACAGAGTTTGCGAGTAATACCGCTAGTGCTGCTCTATTAATACCTGTTTTTGCCAGCGTTGCAGAAGCCTTTGGTATGTCTCCGGTGATCTTGTCCGTTCTAATCGCCGTCGCGGCGTCATGTGCGTTCATGCTGCCAGTAGCAACGCCACCAAACGCGATTGTGTTTGCTTCGGGTCATATTAAACAGCAAGAGATGATGCGAATTGGTATTTTGCTCAACATTGCATGTATTGGCGCGTTGACGCTGATAGCGGTGACATTCTGGGCCTAGACAACCGATAACGTTTTAACAATAAGTTGATTCACCATAAACCAGTAACAACAACGCCCCTATTCCTTTGGAGTAGGGGCGTTGTTGTTTATCTATGGTCAGGCAGTTAGATTTGAGCGATTCGGTTACGTAGCTTCTCAAAGATAAGGCCTGCGCCCACGTTAGAGAGGTGAATCCCATCATTTTGATATAAATCGCTGTACCCGTGTTGCTCTGCATACGCTTCAAATGCTTGGTAGGCATCCACGATCTCAAGACCTGTCACACCATGACCGTACATTATTTGCAGCTTTTTGCTGTGCTCCTTACTCAAGGTACAGACTGATTGTCTTAAACGTTCGACGGCATGGGATTGATTGCCGAACATTGGGAGTGCGCCGACGGGATCGATGGCACTGGTGACGACAAGGATAGGCTTAATGCCATGGTGTTGGGCTTGCGCAATCATACTATTGAGATTACTGGCCACGACGCTAATATCGATGCCCCAGTTTAGGTCGTTCAACCCACCAAATAGCACGACAATGTCAGGTTTTGCTTCTAGCACTTGTGATTTGAATCGAGACAGCATTCCCGTAGTTGTGTCGCCAGGTACACCACAGTTGGTAAATGAAAGGTTTGGGTACTCGCGGGTCAATTGACAGGACCAGTTTTCACCTTTAGCAAGACCCCAGCCAGCCGTTAGGCTATCACCGAGTAAAACGATGCTTTTCATAGTTGTTCTCTTAAGATCGAAAAAGCCGCTCAACGGGAGCGGCTTTGTAGTGTATGAGCAATTAGTTCTTGTTAACGTACTCTTTAAAGCGTGCTTTAGTGTCTGCGTCGGCTTTGTTGTACCAGAACATCAGCATTTCTTCTGCAGTGTTGTCACCGGCTGCTGGCGCCGTTGCTGGTAGAGTGGTTGGCTGTGCCGCTGTGGTTGCTGCCGCAGTTGTCGTCGCGACAGCCGCTGGTGCGACTGTAGCGGTGGTTGCTACGGCAAGAGCAGCCACACCACCTTTGCGGTTGTAATCATCGGCTTCGCGGTTATAGTCGCGGCCGATTTGCATACCATCTTTGATCAGTTTGTCTTCAACCACAGGGACAACTTGGCCGTTTTTATCGGTCAGTGACCACTCTAAGTTATCGATGTTTTTCTGCGCTTGGCGCGCATCACGATAGGTTGGAACGTTGAGGGTTAACTCAGCATCTGTTGCTTCAAATCGAGCGATGATCGCTTTGCTAGAGATGACTTTACGTTCGTCGCGATTGACATCAAAGAAAGGTTCATATTTAAACACGATTTGATTGACGCCATCTGGTAGCGTAGCTGTTTCACCAGATGAGAAGAATCCGCTTGAGTCTGTGGTTGGGTCGCCTGCATTAACAGAAAGGAGATCAACATTGTCAGGTATTTTGATGGTCACGTCAGCCATTGCAAAGCTACTACAACCGACGAGTAGCGCAGCAGCAATCAGATTGGATGCTTTCATTATTATTTCCCTAGCAGAATATGTGAATCATTGTGTTTAAGCGAACTCAAGATGTTTATGTTGAGGTTAGCTCAGTTTGCGGTCTTTAGCTTGCCTAGGTTAGAGGCACTTTGCAATCATGCTATGCGCGAGCTGGCTGAATTTCGTTAAAAACTGACATTGGCGTGGTTTATTCGGCGCTTTATGGCTGTTTTGATTTATAAAAAGTACTAATACGCTGTTTATATGACGAATATAGATAGTTTTGACCAAACAGTTTCGTTTGATATTCACCTGAATGCAACTGATCTCCTAGTCGTGTGGCTGCGATTATTGCGAACGAAAGTGGGCGTTGCAATGTAAGTCTGTACATGTTGGTTGTGAATGGCTTCTATTTAAAAATCGAATGGATGGGCTTGGCGATGAAAATTGAATCTAGTAGCATCGCCCCTCAAGCGAGAATCGCTCAGCGAGCACTGAATAGCCTAGTAAAGCAGATGGGTTAATTGAATGGAATCTCAGTGCGATTGTAGTCAATTTTATTGTACTTAAAGAGATTTCATTTGAAGACGTCAAAACGCCCTTTGCCTTTGATAATGGCTGCATTATGCTCAGTTTCCCCTGCTATGGCGGAACAGAATCAGGCTTCTGGAGAACAACAGGCCTCTGGCGAACAAACTGCTCAGGTTGAGTCTAAACAACCAACGACAAACGAAGATAAATCACCGGATCTTCCAGATAGAAAGTTTGCCGCATTCCCCGTCCCTATTACTGATGATGCCCTTGGCGTTGGCTTAGGCGTCAATGCGATGTACATTCATGATCGCGAAGAAGGGGCAAGTAACCCATCGACGAGCATGTTCTATGGTCAATATACCGACTCAGACAGTGGCATGGCCATTATTGGTCACGAGCACGTGTTTGCGCATGATGCTTGGCGCGCAGGGTTCTATGCTGGACATTTCAGCCTTAATCTCAAGTATACGGGTCGCATCGGCGCTCAACTTCCGAAAGCGGCGCAGTACGCCTCTTATTCGAACTTTGTTTATGGTGAAGTACGTAAGCAAATCGTCGATGACTTGTATTTTGGTGTTCAGGGGTTGTGGAGCGGTGGTAATGCCGAGTTAAACGAAAAAACGGATCCTGCTATTAAAAAAGCGTTTGAACAAGAAATGAGCGGCAGTAATCATGCTCTCGGTTTTCTTATGACGTATGACTCGAGAGATAACATGATGGGGGCGACACAAGGCCTCAACGTTGACTTAAGTACGCTTCACTATTCAAAAGATAAGCGTACGGGTAAGCCCTTCCACCGCCTTGATGCCGAGGTGAGTCAGTACTTCCCTATTGGTGATGATGTTCTCGCCTATCGAGTGATTGGCAAAGAGATGTTGGGTGATGCGCCAGAGTATGAGTTTGTTACCCCAGACTTACGTGGTGCCGACTGGAACAAATATCGCGGTAGCTCAGTCTATCAAGCGGAAGTAGAGTATCGACATAAGTTTTCTACATTGTGGAGCGGAGTTGCCTTTGCGGGCGCGGCGGTAATACGTAATGAAGATCGCCAGTTTGCCAACTCGGTCAAGTCAGAAGTGATCCCGTCGGCAGGTCTTGGTGTCAGGTATTTACTTAATGTCAAAGAGCGATTTACTGTAGGCGTTGATGCTGCGGTCTCCAAAATGGGGAATACCAGCTTCTACATTCGATTTGGTGAAGCGTTCTGATCGCAGACTAAACATCATCTCAATGTTGAAAAATAACCACTGTGAATGAGTGGCTTGCATGTATTTGTTGGGCTTATAATTAGGTGCAATTTATGTGCTATTGTTTTACGATGGTACGCCAATTAATTAATTAATCAAAGGGTTGAGTATGCTGAATATTGAACAGCTAGTGGCATTCGTCGCTGCGGCAGAGCAAGGTTCATTTTCTGCGGCCGCGAGGCATCTTGGTAAGAGTCAAAGCTCTGTAAGTATCGGAGTGAATAACCTTGAGCTCGATTTAGGCATTACGCTTTTCGATAGAAGCACAAAATATCCTAAGCTGACCCCTCAGGGGGAGCGTATGTTGGCTCAGGCCAAGGTATTGTTACGACAGGCAGAACGCATTCGCAATTACTCAAAAGCGAGTGTAGATAGCGTAGAAGACACGCTGAAAATCGCCATCGACCCTTTGTTACCGTTTTCCTTGCTTGATTCGGCAATCGAGAAAATGTCACAACGTTTCCCATTCACGCAAGTGGATGTGTCCCGCTTGAGTGCAAACCACCTAACCAATGCCATCATCAATGATGACGTGGAACTTGGATTTAATTTAGCTGCTGATGCCGTACCAGAAGGCGTCGACTTTATCTCTATTGCCAACATTGAATGGGTGTGTATTTGCAGCCCAGACTCAATCTTCGCCGATATGCAGCAAGTCAGTAATGAAACCTTGATTGGTGAAAGGCAAATCGTTTGTCGCAGCATGATGCTCAACAAAGTACTCAAAGCCCAAGGTGCGTTCTCTCAAGACATTTGGCAAGCCGATGATCAAGAAGATGTTATCAAGCTGGTGGAGCAGGGAATTGGCTGGGCGATAGTGCCAAGAGACTTCATCGTAGAGAAGCAAGCGATGGGGACCTTGATTGATTTTAGACCTGAGTTTCAGCGTTACGAAATGCTCAATTCCGCAGATGTATTGTGGAAGTCGAACACTCGCCTAGGCCCAGCAGCGAAATACCTCTGCGAAATGCTTGGCGTATTCTAAGTCGCAGTGCTTAGTCAACCTTCTGCTTAGCTAACCTTCGTATTGAAAAAAACCTCGCGTTCTTGGCGAGGTTTTTTTGTGGCTGCTAAGTTACGCTGTAAGGTCGTTTGGGTATAGGTAGACCTGGTTTCGGCCTTGGAGTTTTGCTTGTTGAAGGTTTTTTAGGCCACGACTGAGAGTACCGTCAACCGAATCACCCAGCGGCGTAACACCAATAGAGACCGTATTGGCGATGTGACACTGCTCAAACGTTAGCGGGCTTTTTTCAACCAACTGTCTTAGCCAGTCTAGCTGCTTGTGTGCATCCACACTGTCATTGGCGGCAAACAGTAACCCAAAGTGGCCGGTATTGGTGC belongs to Vibrio sp. 10N and includes:
- a CDS encoding TetR/AcrR family transcriptional regulator; amino-acid sequence: MGKGKLTKEHILNEAFEIASRDGLESLTIGELAKQCQMSKSGLFAHFNAKVKLQVAVVEHADTTFQARVIRPAREKSHATIREKINHLVDNWMSWNHSFQGSCMFIDAWRDSQQDELQQALRKAIHRWIHYLTIQIEKGIDNGEFRSTLDPQQAAFELYGHYLSAHVFYSLVGEQESSQRFWTSVDTTMQSWSVSE
- a CDS encoding alpha/beta fold hydrolase; the encoded protein is MSDKIYFNTSKKFSFKKKMVNLTTRAHHKLAPNHAKRTAKKLLLTPVRSKPKNAEPKGLIISEVNTSEGVLKTYRVGTGPVWLLTHGWSGTASQFFPLMEHIASKGYTALAYDHPAHGQSEGAYGHIPAFVGGLDGLLDSEEDVAGLVGHSMGTAAAIECKHAKLQDKPLLLIAPVLDYLDNLFGSVARSGYSMRLFEAVVDDIQSQYHYPITSIDPYNKLGRRSAPTIIVHDEKDRFTKYSVSQKAAEEMPLVTLITTQGQGHGRVMHSDEAKAAFDTLTS
- a CDS encoding SLC13 family permease, coding for MNRNDSVPLPSNTREWFFNRNSLIILADIVLFYVLYTTLPFEPNVVLGISILTFIAVLWLTEALHVTVTAVLVPVIAVLFNVFDTQTALNNFANSIIFLFLGGFALAAAMHRQGLDKVVADKVLVLAKGRMSVAVFMLFGVTALLSMWISNTATAAMMLPLVLGVLSKVNEESGHNTYVFVLLGIAYSASIGGIATMVGSPPNAIAAAEIGMTFTDWMAFGLPTAIILLPIALAVLFFVLKPKLDGEFEISHEPVNWDKGKIVTLLIFALTVSFWIFSKPINAMLGGYAKFDTIVALGAIVAVNFARVVHWKDIEKTADWGVLLLFGGGICLSNVLKATGTSVFLANELSELISQFSMLFIMLVIAAFVVFLTEFASNTASAALLIPVFASVAEAFGMSPVILSVLIAVAASCAFMLPVATPPNAIVFASGHIKQQEMMRIGILLNIACIGALTLIAVTFWA
- a CDS encoding SGNH/GDSL hydrolase family protein — encoded protein: MKSIVLLGDSLTAGWGLAKGENWSCQLTREYPNLSFTNCGVPGDTTTGMLSRFKSQVLEAKPDIVVLFGGLNDLNWGIDISVVASNLNSMIAQAQHHGIKPILVVTSAIDPVGALPMFGNQSHAVERLRQSVCTLSKEHSKKLQIMYGHGVTGLEIVDAYQAFEAYAEQHGYSDLYQNDGIHLSNVGAGLIFEKLRNRIAQI
- a CDS encoding DUF2057 family protein is translated as MKASNLIAAALLVGCSSFAMADVTIKIPDNVDLLSVNAGDPTTDSSGFFSSGETATLPDGVNQIVFKYEPFFDVNRDERKVISSKAIIARFEATDAELTLNVPTYRDARQAQKNIDNLEWSLTDKNGQVVPVVEDKLIKDGMQIGRDYNREADDYNRKGGVAALAVATTATVAPAAVATTTAAATTAAQPTTLPATAPAAGDNTAEEMLMFWYNKADADTKARFKEYVNKN
- a CDS encoding LysR family transcriptional regulator, whose amino-acid sequence is MLNIEQLVAFVAAAEQGSFSAAARHLGKSQSSVSIGVNNLELDLGITLFDRSTKYPKLTPQGERMLAQAKVLLRQAERIRNYSKASVDSVEDTLKIAIDPLLPFSLLDSAIEKMSQRFPFTQVDVSRLSANHLTNAIINDDVELGFNLAADAVPEGVDFISIANIEWVCICSPDSIFADMQQVSNETLIGERQIVCRSMMLNKVLKAQGAFSQDIWQADDQEDVIKLVEQGIGWAIVPRDFIVEKQAMGTLIDFRPEFQRYEMLNSADVLWKSNTRLGPAAKYLCEMLGVF